A window of the Deltaproteobacteria bacterium HGW-Deltaproteobacteria-18 genome harbors these coding sequences:
- the mqnC gene encoding dehypoxanthine futalosine cyclase — protein sequence MNTRLNRNEARYVWDMNDVFSLGKLAHQRRMEMHPEGIVTYIVDRNINYTNVCVSACKFCAFFKGPGEEGGYVLPTEEILSKVRETVDVGGYQILLQGGMNPDLPLGYYVDLLTTLKNHFPSVAVHGFSPSEVWYLSEKEGRPVADILMELRRAGLDSMPGGGAEILNDEVRERVSPRKCTADQWIGVMETAHGLGMRTTATMMLGQGETFAQRMEHLERLRDLQDRTGGFTAFIPWTFQPRNTRMVMPEASSHEYLKFLALCRLYLDNIDNIQASWVTQGPMIGQLALFWGANDFGSTMLEENVVAATGVHFLLPEDRLRGLVERAGFKPRRRKMDYTLCEEGA from the coding sequence ATGAACACCCGCCTGAACAGGAACGAGGCCCGCTACGTCTGGGACATGAACGACGTCTTTTCCCTCGGAAAGCTCGCTCATCAGCGTCGCATGGAGATGCATCCGGAGGGGATCGTCACCTACATTGTCGATCGCAACATCAATTACACCAACGTCTGCGTGTCCGCCTGCAAGTTTTGCGCGTTTTTCAAGGGGCCGGGTGAGGAGGGCGGTTACGTCCTGCCCACGGAAGAGATTCTGTCCAAGGTCCGGGAAACCGTTGACGTGGGCGGTTATCAGATTCTTCTGCAGGGGGGGATGAACCCGGATCTGCCCCTGGGCTATTACGTTGATCTCCTGACCACCCTCAAAAATCATTTTCCGAGCGTGGCCGTGCATGGCTTTTCCCCTTCCGAGGTCTGGTATCTGAGCGAGAAGGAGGGACGCCCCGTGGCCGACATCCTTATGGAACTACGCCGTGCCGGTCTTGATTCCATGCCCGGCGGCGGTGCCGAGATTCTCAATGACGAGGTCAGAGAGAGAGTTTCTCCGCGCAAGTGCACGGCGGATCAGTGGATTGGTGTGATGGAGACGGCGCACGGCCTTGGCATGCGCACCACGGCGACCATGATGCTCGGCCAGGGGGAGACCTTTGCGCAGCGCATGGAGCACCTCGAACGGCTGCGCGACCTGCAGGACCGCACCGGCGGGTTCACGGCTTTCATTCCCTGGACCTTTCAGCCTCGCAACACGCGCATGGTCATGCCCGAGGCCTCGTCGCACGAATATCTGAAATTTCTGGCCCTGTGCCGTCTGTATCTGGACAACATCGACAACATCCAGGCCTCCTGGGTCACGCAGGGGCCCATGATCGGGCAGCTGGCCCTCTTTTGGGGAGCAAATGACTTCGGGTCGACCATGCTCGAGGAGAATGTCGTCGCGGCCACGGGCGTGCATTTTCTGCTGCCCGAGGATCGGCTGCGCGGGCTGGTCGAGCGCGCCGGATTCAAGCCCCGGCGACGGAAAATGGATTACACCCTCTGCGAGGAGGGCGCATGA